The following proteins are encoded in a genomic region of Flammeovirga pectinis:
- a CDS encoding potassium channel family protein — MRALLAKVLPAFGVIFFIMIIGTVGFMATSSYPVEPMDAFFMTAITITTIGYGEVIPLDNNPVGRVFAIFIAFSGIGTFTYIATSLSAFFLEGHIQEEFFKRRTLRMINTLNNHFVICGLGRVGLRIAEELDKADKHFVFIEKDEEIYRQYRREYKHAYGIVGDCTMDETLISAGIKQASGIFICTNDDNLNLVTTLTARQLNADFRIVSANKKPAFRDKLISVGANEVVSPHSIGGRRMAMEMIRPNITTFLDVVRRDKTELFKLEEISIPENCHGKSLKDLKIHELPSTLVLAIREGQEWYFKPSIDQHFTSKSVLLIMTNEEEKAYIKERLSII, encoded by the coding sequence ATGAGAGCATTATTAGCCAAAGTACTTCCTGCTTTTGGAGTGATTTTCTTTATCATGATTATTGGCACTGTTGGTTTCATGGCAACTTCTAGTTACCCTGTAGAACCAATGGATGCTTTTTTTATGACAGCCATTACTATTACTACTATTGGTTATGGTGAGGTTATCCCCCTTGATAATAACCCCGTAGGTAGAGTATTTGCTATTTTTATTGCATTCTCTGGTATTGGAACATTTACTTATATCGCCACCTCTCTTTCTGCCTTCTTTTTAGAAGGGCACATACAAGAAGAATTTTTTAAACGAAGAACATTACGTATGATCAATACATTAAATAACCATTTTGTTATATGTGGTTTAGGCCGTGTTGGTCTGCGCATTGCTGAAGAACTTGATAAAGCTGATAAGCACTTTGTCTTTATAGAAAAAGATGAAGAGATATATAGACAATACAGGAGAGAATACAAACATGCTTACGGTATTGTAGGTGATTGTACAATGGATGAAACGTTAATATCAGCAGGAATTAAACAAGCCTCAGGTATTTTTATTTGTACAAATGATGATAACTTAAACCTAGTGACAACTTTAACCGCTCGACAACTTAATGCTGACTTTAGAATTGTTTCAGCCAATAAAAAGCCTGCATTTAGAGATAAATTAATTTCTGTAGGTGCAAATGAAGTCGTATCTCCTCATTCTATTGGTGGTAGAAGAATGGCAATGGAAATGATCCGTCCAAATATTACTACTTTTTTAGATGTTGTTAGAAGAGATAAAACAGAGCTTTTTAAATTAGAAGAAATAAGTATTCCAGAGAACTGTCATGGTAAATCATTAAAAGATTTAAAAATACATGAACTTCCTTCAACATTGGTATTAGCAATTAGAGAAGGGCAAGAATGGTATTTTAAACCATCGATTGATCAGCATTTTACTTCAAAATCAGTTCTTCTAATCATGACAAATGAAGAAGAAAAAGCGTATATTAAAGAACGCTTATCAATTATATAA
- the dnaB gene encoding replicative DNA helicase: MDKSNSSRSSLIQSAYSQNTPEALGLDLVNAKKRPCDHNLERVTLGALILEKEALNEVIEVLKTETFDREAHQYIYNAIVGIFNRSEPVDAMTIVTELRKSGELEKVGGVGYIAKLTQNVTSSANVLHYARILQEYAIKRKLINVSNEIQLKAYDDTTDVFDLLDKMETSLFEVSEENVRKNYMGMNEVVKEVFHELEELRDNDNDFTGVPSGFTNLDRVTSGWQPSDLIIIAARPAMGKTAFILSACRNASVGFGKPTAIFSLEMSAAQLVKRLVSAEAELESEKLKKGNLTEQEWRKLVDKTGQLSSAPIYIDDTPALTVLELRAKCRRLKAQHDIQMIVIDYLQLMSGGDSKSKGNREQEIAFISRSLKQIAKELNVPVIALSQLSRAVETRGGDKRPQLSDLRESGSIEQDADMVMFLYRPEYYGLDEDEEGNSTKGMGEVIISKNRSGGLENVRLRFIGQFTKFTDWDEGSFMGHDDMMSGMDMGGGFAGVPPQPIGMPPSGEVGFDQGNAISMPPDFDLPPTDNQGQDDGQEYQTLPSKLNRDDNPPPPPPSDPPF; this comes from the coding sequence ATGGATAAGTCTAATAGTAGCAGAAGTAGTTTAATTCAATCTGCTTACAGTCAAAATACACCTGAAGCACTGGGACTTGATTTAGTGAATGCGAAGAAAAGACCATGTGATCACAACTTAGAAAGAGTGACACTTGGTGCTTTAATCTTAGAAAAAGAAGCACTAAATGAAGTTATCGAGGTACTGAAGACAGAGACTTTTGATAGAGAAGCACATCAATATATATATAACGCAATTGTAGGTATTTTTAATAGGAGTGAACCTGTTGATGCCATGACAATTGTAACGGAACTTCGTAAATCTGGTGAATTAGAGAAAGTTGGAGGTGTAGGATACATCGCTAAACTTACTCAAAATGTCACTTCATCTGCGAACGTTCTTCACTATGCTCGTATTCTTCAAGAATATGCAATTAAGCGTAAGCTAATAAATGTATCTAATGAGATTCAATTAAAAGCTTATGATGATACTACAGATGTTTTTGATCTTTTAGATAAGATGGAAACGTCTTTATTTGAAGTATCTGAAGAGAATGTTCGTAAGAATTATATGGGCATGAACGAGGTAGTGAAAGAAGTTTTTCATGAGTTAGAAGAACTTAGAGATAACGATAACGATTTTACTGGTGTACCTTCTGGTTTTACAAACTTAGATAGAGTGACATCAGGATGGCAACCATCAGATCTTATTATTATTGCCGCACGTCCTGCAATGGGTAAAACGGCATTTATTCTTTCTGCTTGTAGAAATGCATCTGTAGGTTTCGGTAAACCAACAGCAATATTTTCTCTAGAGATGTCAGCGGCTCAATTGGTAAAACGTTTAGTTTCTGCTGAGGCTGAATTAGAAAGTGAAAAATTAAAGAAAGGTAATCTTACAGAGCAAGAATGGAGAAAACTAGTTGACAAAACTGGTCAGCTTTCTTCTGCTCCAATTTATATAGATGATACTCCTGCATTAACTGTTCTAGAATTAAGAGCAAAATGTAGAAGACTAAAGGCACAACATGATATTCAAATGATTGTAATTGACTACCTCCAATTAATGAGTGGTGGCGATAGTAAATCTAAGGGTAATCGTGAACAAGAAATTGCCTTTATTTCTAGATCATTAAAACAAATTGCAAAGGAATTAAATGTACCAGTTATTGCATTATCTCAGTTAAGCCGTGCTGTAGAAACACGTGGTGGAGATAAACGACCTCAATTATCCGATCTTCGTGAATCTGGATCTATTGAGCAAGATGCTGATATGGTTATGTTCTTATATCGTCCGGAATATTACGGATTAGATGAAGATGAAGAAGGTAATTCTACCAAAGGAATGGGTGAAGTTATTATTTCTAAAAACCGTAGTGGTGGTTTAGAAAATGTTCGTCTAAGATTTATTGGTCAGTTTACCAAATTTACAGATTGGGACGAAGGTTCTTTTATGGGCCATGACGATATGATGAGTGGTATGGACATGGGCGGAGGTTTTGCAGGTGTACCACCTCAACCTATTGGTATGCCACCTAGTGGAGAAGTAGGTTTTGATCAAGGAAATGCAATATCCATGCCTCCAGATTTTGATCTTCCTCCAACTGATAATCAAGGACAAGATGATGGACAAGAATATCAAACTCTTCCTTCTAAATTGAATAGAGATGATAATCCTCCACCGCCACCTCCTTCAGATCCTCCATTTTAA
- the murB gene encoding UDP-N-acetylmuramate dehydrogenase, protein MIETNKSLLPYHTFGAKVNAKYFTIAKSSDELSQIISENLTNQFMVIGGGSNVLFTKDYEGLIIKNEIKGFEVIDETDSTVTLKIGAGENWHDTVMKTVEHGWQGIENLALIPGTVGASPIQNIGAYGVEVKDVIQEVEVLDYSNFTIKTYSTSQCQFGYRNSIFKNELKGKVSVLSITIKLNKDWSFNTSYGAINDELSKNPELDITPLRVANVIIDIRNAKLPDPKEIGNCGSFFKNPVLSNEIANRILEEYPNAPHYPVGELTTKIPAGWLIETTGWKGRSKGNVGTYPKQALVLVNNGGATGEEAWDLAMTIQKDVYNKFSIKIEPEVNIV, encoded by the coding sequence ATGATTGAAACAAACAAATCTTTATTACCCTATCATACTTTTGGAGCTAAAGTGAATGCAAAATACTTCACTATAGCGAAATCCTCTGATGAATTATCTCAAATTATTTCAGAAAATCTTACTAATCAGTTTATGGTTATTGGTGGAGGAAGTAACGTTCTTTTCACTAAAGATTATGAAGGGCTTATCATTAAAAATGAAATTAAAGGTTTTGAAGTCATTGATGAAACGGACTCTACAGTTACTCTAAAAATTGGAGCAGGTGAAAACTGGCATGATACAGTAATGAAAACTGTAGAACACGGTTGGCAAGGTATAGAAAACCTAGCACTCATCCCTGGTACTGTTGGAGCCTCTCCTATACAGAATATCGGTGCTTATGGTGTTGAGGTTAAAGATGTAATTCAAGAAGTTGAAGTTTTAGATTATTCTAACTTTACGATTAAAACATATTCGACTTCTCAATGCCAATTTGGTTATAGAAACAGTATTTTTAAAAACGAGTTAAAAGGTAAAGTATCCGTATTATCAATCACTATAAAATTAAATAAAGATTGGTCTTTTAATACTAGTTATGGAGCTATTAACGACGAACTTTCTAAAAATCCTGAATTAGATATAACTCCTCTACGAGTTGCTAATGTAATAATTGACATTCGTAACGCTAAATTACCAGACCCAAAAGAGATTGGTAACTGCGGTAGTTTCTTTAAGAATCCAGTTTTATCCAATGAGATTGCTAATCGCATCTTAGAAGAATATCCTAATGCACCTCACTATCCAGTTGGAGAATTAACTACTAAAATCCCTGCGGGTTGGTTAATAGAAACAACAGGATGGAAAGGGAGATCAAAAGGCAATGTTGGTACCTATCCTAAACAAGCATTAGTATTGGTAAATAATGGAGGTGCTACTGGAGAAGAAGCTTGGGATTTAGCTATGACTATCCAAAAAGATGTCTACAATAAATTCTCAATTAAAATAGAGCCAGAGGTAAATATTGTATAA
- a CDS encoding UDP-N-acetylmuramate--L-alanine ligase, translated as MRVHFIAIGGSIMHNLAITLQQKGYNVSGSDDHIYEPASSNLKKFDLLPEEFGWHPEKITKDINAVILGMHARKDNPELLKAKQLGLKIYSFPEYVYSQTKNKQRIVVAGSHGKTTVSSMIIHVLSYWNIECDYLVGAALKGIERPVKLTESAPVVILEGDEYMSSPLDLRPKFLNYHHHIGVITGIAWDHVNVYPKYEDYEKQFELFIEESPKAGVLIYSTDDKVLKKLVKKSTISGDVDVIPYEKMKSKLKDGTTFLTGGSVNTATKVFGEHNLQNMTAAMEVCKRLNVSKDEFIEAIATFEGAALRMQLVKDLGTTKVFRDFAHAPSKVKATVNALAKQYEKKDVVACLELHTFSSLTSTFLSEYAKTLKEADIPLVYFNPKVVENKGLEKITADDIYKAFDQKNVEVFTDEKALYQRLKEIDWENKNLLLMSSGQFNKMPIDELVEFIASK; from the coding sequence ATGAGAGTTCATTTTATAGCGATTGGCGGCAGCATTATGCATAACCTTGCAATTACTTTGCAGCAGAAAGGATATAATGTATCAGGATCTGACGATCACATTTATGAGCCTGCATCATCAAATCTAAAGAAGTTTGATTTACTTCCAGAAGAGTTTGGATGGCATCCAGAAAAAATTACTAAAGATATTAATGCAGTAATTTTAGGTATGCATGCTCGTAAAGACAACCCTGAGCTATTAAAAGCGAAACAATTGGGTCTGAAAATTTACTCATTCCCAGAGTACGTATATTCTCAAACAAAAAATAAACAAAGAATTGTAGTTGCAGGAAGCCATGGTAAAACAACGGTTTCTTCTATGATAATCCATGTACTTAGCTACTGGAACATTGAATGCGATTATTTAGTTGGTGCAGCTTTAAAAGGCATTGAAAGACCTGTTAAACTTACAGAGTCTGCTCCTGTTGTAATTCTTGAAGGAGATGAGTATATGTCTTCTCCGTTAGATTTAAGACCAAAGTTCTTAAACTATCATCATCATATTGGAGTAATTACAGGCATTGCGTGGGATCACGTTAATGTATACCCTAAATACGAAGACTACGAAAAGCAGTTTGAGTTATTTATTGAGGAGTCTCCAAAAGCAGGTGTTTTAATTTATTCTACGGATGATAAAGTCCTTAAAAAGTTAGTGAAGAAATCTACAATCTCTGGAGATGTAGATGTTATTCCTTACGAAAAAATGAAGTCTAAATTAAAAGATGGAACAACTTTCTTAACAGGTGGGTCTGTAAATACAGCTACAAAAGTATTTGGTGAGCACAACTTACAAAATATGACCGCAGCAATGGAAGTTTGTAAGCGTCTAAATGTCAGCAAAGACGAATTTATTGAAGCAATCGCTACATTCGAAGGTGCAGCTTTAAGAATGCAATTAGTTAAAGATTTAGGTACCACTAAGGTATTTAGAGATTTTGCTCACGCTCCTTCAAAAGTAAAAGCAACAGTAAATGCTTTAGCGAAACAATATGAGAAGAAAGATGTAGTTGCATGTTTAGAGTTACACACATTTAGTAGTTTAACATCAACTTTCCTTTCGGAATACGCTAAAACTTTAAAAGAAGCTGATATTCCATTGGTTTACTTTAACCCTAAGGTTGTAGAGAATAAAGGTTTAGAAAAAATTACAGCTGATGATATTTATAAAGCATTTGATCAGAAAAACGTAGAAGTTTTTACAGATGAAAAAGCTTTATACCAACGTTTAAAAGAAATTGATTGGGAAAACAAGAACTTATTATTAATGTCTTCAGGACAGTTTAATAAAATGCCAATTGATGAATTAGTTGAGTTTATCGCATCAAAATAA